The genomic stretch GGGACGACGGCGAAGTCATCGGGGCGCGCGAGCCCGGTCACCAGCGGCGGTGAATCGGACGATGCGGGTAGCCGGGTCCGCCGTCACGAGTCGCACGCGGACTCGCTGGCCCGGGGTCAGCGGGTCGTCGCAGCGGGCCTCGACGGCCAGGTCGCTGAGCACCACGGTCGAGCGCTTCTCGTCCGCGTCGAGCACGACGGCGTCGAACACCTCACCGACCCGCCCGGCCAGCACGGTGGCCTCGACCAGGTCGATGACGGCGCGCTCGACCTCGCGCGTGCGCCGGTCAGAGGCGGCCATCAGCCCGGGGAGCTCCGGCAGTGCGGCGCGCAGCTCGGCGGGAGGCTGCTCGCCGGCGGCCAGCGCCAGGCAGACCTCGGTGCCGAACCGGTCGACCAGCCGGCGCAGCGGCGCGGTCACGTGCGCGTACGGCCCGCCGACGCCACCGTGCCCGGGCTGGTCCGGCGGCGTCCCGTCGAACGCGGTGTAGCCGGCGCCGCGCAGCAGCGAGGTCGCGGCGTCCAGGAAGGCCGCATGCCGGGGCCGGGCCGGGTCCAGCGTGGCGATCACGTCGCCGGGGCCGGCGCCGTCCGGCCAGTCGACGCCCAGCTCGGGAGCGAGCCGGCGGAGCGTCTCTACCGCGCCCGGGTCGGGCGGCGGCAGCGTGCGCAGCACCCCGACCCCGCCGTCGAGCATGAGCCGGGCCGCGCAGCGTCCGGTGAGCAGCGAGATCTGCGCGTTCCACCCCTCGACGTCGGACTGGCCGCGGAAGGCGATGGTCCAGCCGCCGCCGGGCGCGGGCTCCACCTCCTGGGACGGCGTGCCGAGCTCGATCGCGCCGCGGTCGCGGGCGTGGGCCTGCAGCAGCCGGCCGATCTCCGGCAGCAGCGCCAGCTCGGCGGGCACGTCCGCGCCCACCGACGCGTAGTCCAGCTGGGCCCGGCTGCGCACCCGGGCGCGGCGCAGGTCGACCGCGGTGACCTCGCCGTCGGCGTCCAGGTCGATGGTCCACAGCGCGGCCGGCCGCAGCTGCCCGGGCAGCAGGCTCGCCGCGCCCTCGGACAGCTGCGGCGGGTGCAGCGGCGTCCGGCCGTCGGGGGAGTAGACGGTCTGGCCGCGTCGCCGGGCCGCGGCGTCGATCGCGCCGCCCAGCGGCACGAAGGCGCCGACGTCGGCGATCGCGTAGGACACCCGGTAGCCGCCGGCGGTGCGGGCCAGGTGCACCGCCTGGTCGAGGTCGCGGGCGCCGGGCGGGTCGAGGGTCACCAGCGGCAGGTCGGTGGCGTCGTGCTCGGGCAGCGGGGGATCGGCGGCCACCCGGTCGGCCTCGGCCAGCACCTCGGCCGGGAACTCCTCGGGTACCCCGGCCCCGGCCCGGATCGCGGCGAAGTCGAGCGGGGCGGAGACCTTCAGCACGCGAGCCACGCCGCCACCCTGGCAGAGCGCGCGGTCCGCCACCGGCCGGACCGCGCGGCAGCGGTTGCGGGCTGCACCGGTCCGCGGCAATCTACCCGCGGCGCGGCTCGTGATCATGGTGCGGGGCGCGGGGGGGACCAGGCACACGCCCTGTCGTCGACGCTCGGGAAGGCCCCATGACCGGCTACGTGCTCCGCCACTCCGCGGTGTCGCTCACCCTGCTGGTGGCCCTGCTCGCCGCCGGCGGTGGCGTGCTCCTGCTCCTCGGCGCGCCGCTCTGGGTGCCGGTCGTGCTGGCGGTGGTGGTCGTGGCCGCGCAGTACGCGCTCGCCCCGTACCTCGTCCAGTGGCTCATCCCCGCCACCCGCATCGCCTGGACCGGTGACCGCTACGACACCGACCACGAGGTCGGTGCGCTCGTCGCGCGGCGGTGCGCCGAGGCCGGCGTCCGCCCGGTGCGACTGGGCATCGTCGACGACGGGACGCCGAACGCGTTCACCTTCGGGCACACCCGCGGCAACGCCCGCATCTACGTGACGCGCGGGCTGCTCGAACGCCTCGACGAGCAGGAGCTGGACGCCGTCGTCGCCCACGAGGTCGGGCACGTGCGGCAGAACGACGTCGTCGTGATGGCGATCGCCGGCACCGTGCCCGTCGTCCTCTACTACGTCTACCTCTCGCTGCGGAGCAGCAACAACGCCAACACGGCCATCCCCGCGGTGGTCGGCTTCCTCGGCTACCTGCTCTCCCAGCTCGTCGTCCTGTCGCTGAGCCGCGCGCGGGAGCTCGGCGCCGACCACTACAGCTGCTCGGTCACCGGCCACGGGGACGCGCTCTGCTCCGCCCTGGTGAAGATCGGCTACGGCATGGGCCAGGTGGACGCCGAACGGGCTGCCGCCGCGCACGAGGCCAAGGTGGACAAGCAGAAGGAACGGCAGAAGGTGCTGGCCAAGGAGGAGCGGCGGCACCAGCGGGTGCGGGCCGTCGGGGTGCTCGGCATCGCCGACCAGGCGCAGGCGGCCACCGTGCTCGCCGCCCGGGAGCGCGGGCTCGAGCCGACCGAGGTGATCGGCGCGCTGCGCTGGGACACCTGCAACCCGTGGGCCCGGTTCAGCCAGCTGTTCAGCACCCACCCGCTGATCGTGCGGCGGATCGCCTCGCTGGAGGACAGCGGACTGCCCGGCGCTCCCCGGCGGTGGAGCGCCCACGCGGTCGCCGAGTCCTGCGAGGGGCCGGAGCTCAGCCGGGCCCGGCGCCGCTTCTGGCTGGAGCTCCCGGTGCGGTACCTGCCGTTCATCGCGCTCCTCGTCGGCGCCGTCGCCTGGGGCCTGGACGACCTGCTGCTGATGGCCCAGGCCGCCACCGTCGGCGGCGTCGCGCTGTTCGTCCGCACCGCCCTCGCGCGGCCGCTCGCGCCCAGCCGGCCCCAGCCCCGCGTCACCGAGCTGCTCACCCGGCTGGACGCCAGCCCGGTCACCGGCCTGCCCGTCGAGCTGCGCGGACGGGTGATCGGTCGCGGTACCCCGGGCTACGCGCTCAGCCCGGACCTCGTCGTCCAGGACGACTCGGGGTTCGTGCCGGTGCTGTACCTGCAGCCGTGGCCCTTCGCGCGCAGCCTCTTCGGGCTGCTGCGCGTGCCCGACCTGCTCGACACCGACGTCGTGGTCCGCGGCTGGTACCGGCGCAACCCCGCCCCGGTGCTGGAGCTGCGCGAGCTGGTGCCCGAGCGGGGTGCCCGGGTCCGCGGCGTGCAGTGGATCGCTGCCTACCTCGTCGCGGCGCTCATCGCCGCCGTCGGCGGGGGCGCCTGGATGTACCTCTCGCTCAGTGCCTGACCGCGGCGGTGATCAGGTGCCGGTGCGGTCCGGTGGCTCGGCGGCGTCATAGCGGGTGTAGACGGCGGACAGCGAGCCGGACGGGTCGAGCCGGGCGAGGACGGCGTCGCCGATCGCGGCGAGCTGGTCGACCTGCTCCGGGGTGAGGGCGTCGATGACGTGGTGCCGGGCGGTGGCGGCGTGGCCGGGGGCCGCGTCCTGCACCTTCGCCCAGCCCGCACCGGTGAGCCGGGCGTTGGTCGCCCGCCGGTCCGCCGGGCAGGGGAAGCGCTCGACCAGGCCGCGGGACTCCAGCCGGCTGACCACGTGGGAGAGCCGGGGGAGGGTGGCGGTGGTGTGCCGGGCCAGCTCGGTCATCCGCAGGGTCCGGTCGGGCGCCTCGGAGAGCGACACCAGGACGTAGTACTCGAAGTGCGTGACGTCGGAGTCCCGGCGCAGCTGCGCGTCCAGCGTGCCGGGCAGCAGCTCGAGCACGCCGATCAGCCGTACCCACGCGCGGAGCTCGCGCCGGTCGAGCCAGGGGGTGTCCACGGGCCCATCATCGACGTCGATGGTTGTAGGGACAAGCTTCCTGCGGCAGACTGTCGCTTGTCGCGACAACCAACCGCGTTGCCGGCCGCCGGTAGAGGAGTCCCCATGACCAGCCCGAGCGCCACCGCGGTGGCCGACGCGCGCATCCCCGCCGCGCACCCGTTCGCCGCGCACCTCCGCCGGGTCGCTGCACGGGAAGCCGAGTCACCGCACCGGCCGTGGACGCCGGAGGACGGGCCGCTGCCCAGCCTCTACCTGTCCCACGGCGGCGGACCGATGCCGTTCCAGCGCCCGGACTGGCTCGACCCGCTGCACCACTGGGCCCGCGCGCTGCCCCGGCCGACCGCGATCCTGGTGGTGTCCGCGCACTGGGAGTCCGCCCCGCTGTCGGTCAGCGCCGGCCGGCCCGACGAGCTGGTCTACGACTTCGGCGGCTTCGACCCGATGTACTCCGCGTTCCGCTACGACACCCCCGACGCCGGGCGGCTCGCGCGGCAGGTGGTGGGGCTGATGCCCGACACGACCCAGGTGCACCAGCACACCCGGCGCGGGCTGGACCACGGCGCCTGGGTGCCGCTGAAGATCATGTACCCGGCCGCCGACGTCCCCGTGCTCCAGCTGTCGCTGCCCACCGAGGACCCCGACCAGCTGCTGGCGCTCGGCGCCCGCCTCCGGCCACTGCGGGAGCAGGGCGTGCTCGTGGTCGGCTCGGGGCACATGACCCACGGCCTGCCGTTCCTGAGCCGGGAGAACTTCACGGAGAACCGGGTGCCCGGCTGGTCGGCGGACTTCGACGCCTGGGCCGCCGACGCCCTGGCTCGCGGTGCGGTGGACGAGCTCGCCCGGTTCCGCACCGCGGCACCGGGCATGCCCTACGCGCACCCGACGGTGGAGCACTTCACCCCGTTGTTCGTCACTCTCGGCGCGGCCGCCGACCCGACGGCGCCGGTGGTCACCACGCTGGACGGGTACGACATCGGGCTCGCGCGGCGCTCCTTCCAGGCCGGGTGACCGCGGGGCGCCGTCCCGGTGTTCGCTGGGGTCGAGGTCGCGCCCTGCTCCCGGATCTGGAGTCCACCCCGCAGCCAGGCATAGGGTCGCGCGGCATGACGAGAGTGCCGCCATCGGCCACGTCATGGACCGGCCGGGTCGGCGCGGTCTCGGTGCACGCTGTCTCGCACGGCGGCGCCCTGCCGCTGGTCGCGCTGCACGGCGCCGGCGTCGACCACCGCGAGATCGAAGCGGCGGTCGAGGCCGTCGTCCCGGACGTCGCGCTGCGCCGGGTCTACCCGGATCTCCCCGGCATGGGCCGCACGACGGCCGACGGGCTGACCAGCAACGACGACGTCGTCGCGGTGCTGGCCGGCTTCCTCGAGCAGCTGGCCGACGGGCCGGTGCTGCTGCTGGGCCACTCCTACGGCGCCTACCTGGCGCGCGGCCTGGCCGCCCGCCGTCCCGACCTGGTGCTCGGCCTCGCGCTGGTGTGTCCGCTCGGGGCGCGGACCGGCCAGGTGCCGGAGCACCAGGTGGTCCGTCACGACGACGACGCGCACGACGAGCTGGCGCCGGAGCAGCGGGCGGGCTTCGACGAGTACCTCGTGGTGCGCACCTGTGCGACCGCCCGCCGGTACCGCGACTCCGTCGTCCCCGGCATGGCGCTGGCCGACGAGGATGCGCTGGGCCGGGTCTTCGCCGGGTGGTCGATCGACCTGGGCACGGGCTACGACGGGCCCGCCCTCGTGGTGGCCGGCCGCCGCGACTCCACCGTCGGCTACGCCGACGCGATCGACCTCCTGGTCCAGTGCCCGAACGCCACGCTCGCGGTCGTGGACGGCGCCGGCCACGCGCTGGTGCACGAGCGGCCCGAGGTCTTCGGCGCGCTGCTGCGCGAGTGGATCGACCGCGCCGCGCCTGACCTCGGCCGTCGGAGCTGAGCTGGTGTGCCGGGCCTTCAGGTGCGTTCGGCGGCGCCCTGTCAAGACCACCGGTAGATCTGTGGACAGGCTTCTGACCTGCGGATTCGGGTTGTCTAGGCCGCGCCGGTCGACTATTCTTCGTACACATGTTCGAATGAATCGGGAGGTGTTCGGTGGTCGGGTCGACGACGCTGGACGCCGCCGCGCCGAACGTGGTCGCCGAACTCGCCGATGACCTGTCCGGGTTGGACGTGTTGGCGGCGTTGGACGGCCTGGCGGGCGAGGACCTGCATGGGATGACCGGTGGTCAGGTGCTGGACCGGACGGCGCTCCTGGTGGCGGTGCAGAACCGGGTGGCCGCGGAGCTGACCCGCACGGTGCGGCATGCGGCGGTGTCCCAGGCCGCGGAGCGTGACGGGCTGAGGAGCATGCGGTCGTGGTTGATCGGGCACGTGCGGGTGTCGGCGGGGGAGGCCGACCGGATCGTGCGGGCCGGTCGGGTGCTGGAGTCGTTCCCGGTGCTGGCTGCGGGGTTCGCTGCGGGTGAGGTGAGCGCGGCGCAGGTGAACGTGGTCGCGGACAAGGTCGGCGACCGCGAGGTGGCCCGGGCCGCGGAGCAGGGCATCGACCTGGGCGCGTTCGACGTCGACTGGGCCCGGGTGGCGGCGGAGTCGCCGCATGCGTCGATGGTGGCCGCGGTGCAGGCCTTCGACGCCGCCCTGGATCCCGATGGCCCGGAGCCGGACCCGACCGAGGGCCGGCGGCTGACGATCGTGACGCACGCCGATGGCAGCATCACCGCCCGGTTCGACGCCGACGCGGTCGGCGGGGAGAAGTTCAAGGCGGTGATCGAGTCCCACGTGCAGGCCGACCGCCCCAAGGGTGACACCCGCACCCGGCCCCAACAGCAGGGCGACGCCCTCGTGCAGGTGTGCGACAACCAGCTGGCGGCGGGGAACCTGCCCACGCTGCGGACGGTGAAGCCGCACGTGGTGGTCGGGGTCGACCTGGAGGACCTCGTCGATGACGCCACGGGTGCCGGTGCGGCGGAGCTGGGGTTCGGGGCCACGATCTCCGCCGCCCGGGCCCGCTACCTGGCCTGCGACGGCAGCATCTCCCGGATCGTCATGGGGCCCGACGGGGTGCCGCTGGATCTGGGTCGGGACCACCGGGTCGTGACACCGGGTCTGCGTAAGGCGGTGGAGCGCCGGGACAAGTCCTGCGTGTTCACCGGCTGCGGGGCACCGACCTGGTGGTGCGACGTGCACCACCTCATCCACTGGCTGCACGGCGGTGAGACGTCACTGACCAACTCCGCGTTGCTGTGCGAACGCCACCACACGAAGGTGCACCACGGGTTCCGGGTCGAGCGACAACCCGACGGGCAGTGGCGCACCTGGCGACCCGACGGCAGCGAGATCCTCATCGGACCCTTGCTGAGCTGAACCGCGCGCCACCCCGGCAGCCGGCCACGGACCCACCGTGGCCGGCTGCCGGTGCGCGTCCGGGTCAGAGGCCGGTCTGGCTCACCCCGTACTCGGCCTGCTCGCGCGTGAACCCCTCGTACTCCAGCTGCTCGATGAGGCCGGAGCGGGAGAAGGAGCTGTAGTCGAGGTACTCCGCGGCCTTCTGCGCTGCCTGCGCGTTCCAGTCCGCGCCCACGTTGTCGACCGCCCAGGTGGCGTCGGCATTCGAGTAGCCCTCGTACTCCAACTGCTCGATGAGACCCGAGCGGGAGAACGACGAGTAGTCGAGGTAGTCCTCCGCCGACCCCAGGGCGTTCTGCTGGCCGACCGTCTGCCCGGGTCCAGGCGCGGGCGCGGGGGCCGGTGTGGGAGCGGGGGCGGGTGCCGGGGCGGGTGCCGGGGCGGGACGCGGTGCCGAGCTGGTGGCCGTGGCGGGTGGCGTGGCCGTCACCGTCACGGTGGCAGGGGCGGGCGCCGGTGCCGTGACCGTCGTGGTGGCTCGCGGCGCCGCACTGCTCGAGGCGGCGTCGGCCACGGCGCGGGTGCTCGTGCTGCTGCTGGCGCCACCGATGCCGATGCCGATCAGCAGCACCGCAACACCGGAGACCGCGAGGAACCACGTCCGCCGGTAGAACGGCTGCGCCGGCTCCGAGGGTGTGCCCGCACCAACGGGAGTGCCGGGCCCGACCGGTGCTCCCCACTGCTCGGTCGGCTGGTGGAAGGGCGGTTCACTCACGTTGATCCCCGTCTGCGCGTCGGCCATGGACGCCGCAGAGTAGGGCGGGCCGGCAGTGAGTGGAACCGTTCTGACCGGATCGTGGGAACTCCGTGACCTGCGTGAGTTCCGGCTTCGTCGCCGGGCGAGCCAGCACGGAGAGGCCGACGGCTAGCGTGAGCGGCACCACAGCCGTCCGCAGAGGGGGATCAGTGCTGATCCGCACCGTGGCCCACGAGTTCCTGCGCCGCCAGGGGCTCACCACCATCTTCGGCAACCCCGGCTCCAACGAGCTGCCGTTCCTCGCCGAGCTGCCCGGCGAGTTCCGCTACGTGCTCGGCCTGCACGAGGGCGCCGTCGTCAGCATGGCCGACGGCTACGCCCAGGCCACCGGCCGCCCGGCGCTGGTCAACCTGCACGCCGCCTCCGGCTCGGGCAACGCGATGGGCGCCCTCACCAACGCCGTCTACTCCCGCACCCCGCTGGTGCTCACCGCCGGCCAGCAGGTGCGCTCGGCCATCGGCCTGGAGGCGATGCTCTCCAACGTCGACGCCGCCCAGCTGATGCGGCCGCTGGTCGGCTGGGCCGCCGAGCCCGCCACCGCCGCCGACGTCCCGCGCTCGCTGGCCCAGGCCGTGTTCGAGGCCCGGTTGCGCCGCCGGCCCAGCTACCTCTCCGTCCCCTACGACGACTGGACCGCCGAGGCCGACGCGAACACCGCCGCGGTGCTCGACCGCGACGTCGAGCGCTCCGCGCACCCCGACCCGGCCCAGCTCGACCGGCTCGTCGCCGAGCTGCAGGCCGCGCGCAACCCCGCGCTGGTCCTCGGCGGCGACCTGGACACCGACGGCCTGTTCGACGAGGTCACCGCACTCGCCGAGCGGATGGGCGCCGACACCTGGGGTGCGCCCAGCCTGTTCCGGCTGCCCTTCCCCAACCGGCACCCGCTCTTCCGCGGCGTCCTGCCCGCCGGCATCGCCCCCATCGCGCAGGCCCTCGAGGGCCACGACCTCGTGCTCGTCCTCGGCGCCCCGGTGTTCCGCTACCACCAGCACGAGCCCGGCGACCTGCTGCCCGCGGGCACCCGGCTGGTCCAGGTCACCGACGACGCCGAGGCCGCCGCCCGGGCACCGATGGGCCGCGCCCTGGTCACCGACCCCGGCGCGGTGGTCCGCGCGCTGCTCAAGGCCTTGCCCGAGCCGCCCGAGCAGCCCCGCGAGTACACGACCCCGGCCACCCCGGCGCAGCCACGGTCCGACGACGTGCTGCACCCCGAGCAGGTCTTCGCCGCGCTCCGCGACACGCAGCCCGCCGACACCCGCTACGTCGTCGAGTCCACCTCGACCAGCCGCGCCTGGTGGCGGCAGATCGACCTGCGCCGCGGCGCCTCCTACTTCTGGCCGGCCTCCGGCGGGCTCGGTTTCGGCCTGCCCGCCGCCGTCGGGGTCGCGCTCGCCGACGGCGACCGGCCGGTCGTCGGCGTCATCGGTGACGGCTCGGCCAACTACGGCATCACCGCGCTGTGGACCGCGGCGCAGCACCGGCTGCCGGTCACCGTCGTGCTGATGCGCAACGGCACCTACGGCGCGCTGCAGTGGTTCGCCGACCTGCTCGGCACCCCCGACGCACCGGGCACCACCATCCCCGGGATGGACTTCACGACGATCGCCGAGGGCTACGGCGTCACCGGCGTCCAGGCCACCGACCTCGACCACCTGCGCGCGCTGCTCGCCGAGCCGACCGACACCCCGCGCCTGGTCCAGGTCGACACCGAGAGCACCCGGCTGCGCTGAGCACGCCCACCGGCCGGACTCAGTCCTCGCTGGTCAGGCTGACGAAGCCCCACACGTGCTTGCGCCCGTCCTCCGGCGCCCACCCGTGCGCGGCGCACAGCCGCGCGATCAGGTGCAGGCCGAGCCCGCCGTGCGCCGGGTCGCGGTCGATCGCGGGCACCGGCTCGTCCCGCGGGTCGGCGTCGGTGACGTCGATCAGCCAGCCGGTGCTGGTCGCCGTCACGGTGGTCCACACCGGGGGCAGGCCGTGCCGGACGCCGTTGGACGTCAGCTCCTCGAAGGCCAGCAGCAACCGCTCGACCGCGGCCTCGTCGGCGTCGTCCCGGTCCGCAGGCAGCGCCTCGAGCCGCAGCTGCCGCCGGTAGCGGGTGAGGTCGGCCGGCTCGCGGAGCTCCCAGTTCCACGACCGCCACACCTCCAGCGGGCGCGGCGGGGTGAGCATCGGCCAGGAGAGGTGGCTCACGCCGGCCCCCCGGCGGGCGCGAGGGCGGCAGCGGGTGCCGCGCCGGCCAGCTGGCGGTCGCGCTGGGGGTGCAGCCGGACGGCGACCAGGGCGACGTCGTCGTCCGGGCGCCCGTGCACCATCCGGTCCAGCACGCCGTCGCACAGCTCGTCCAGCGACGCCCCGGCCAGGTCGGCGGCGGCGTCGACGAGCCGGGCCAGCCCGTCGTCCAGCGAGGCGTCGCGGCGTTCGACCAGCCCGTCGGTGTAGAGCACCACGGTGTCCCCGCGCTCCAGCAGGTGCACCCGGTCCCGCCGCCGGACCGCCGGGTCGACGCCGAGCAGCAGGTCGGCGCGGCCGTCGTCCAGCACGGTGACCACGCCGTCGGGGGCGATGACCAGCGGAGGTGGGTGACCGGCGCTGGCCCAGACCAGCCGGGTCACGCCCCGGGCCAGCTCGTCGGTGGTCTGCTCGAACCGGGCGACGGCCGCGGTGGCGAGGGTGCCGACCACCAGCGTCTCCATCGACTCGTCGAGGCCGCGCAGCACCTCGGCCGGGCCACCGCCGCTGTAGGTGGCGATCCCGCGCAGCAGCCCGCGCAGCTGCCCCATCGCGGCGGCCGCGGCGGTGTCGTGCCCGACGACGTCGCCGATCACCAGCATCGTCCCGGCGCCGCGCTGGACGAACGCGTCGTACCAGTCGCCGCCCACCTGCGCCGCCGCGGCGGCGGGCAGGTAGCGCACCGCGATCTCCTCGTGGGCCGGCTGCGGCGGATCGGTGAGCAGGCTGCGCTGCAGGCTCTCGGCGATCGTGGCCTGCGCCCGGGTCAGCCGGGCGTTGTCCAGCGCCAGCCCGATCCGGTCGGCGATCTCCTGGGCGGTCGACTCCCACGCCGGGTCCATCGGCCGGCTGGCCGCGCTGAGCAGGGTCAGCGCGCCGAACACCGTCCCGCGCCCGCGCACCGGGAGTTTCACCGTCCGCGTCTCACCCAGCAGCTCCAGCTGCCGGCGCGCCTCGCCGGTGGGCAGCGCGGCAGCCAGCTCGGCGCCCGGCACCGAGACCGGCCGGCCCGACTCCAGCACCCGGTTCAAGGTGGTGTGCACGTGCATCGCGTCGGAGCGGGCCTGCACGTAGCGGTCGAGCACCGGGCGCAGCGCGGGGTCGGTGTGCGCCCAGCCGACGTCCCGCAGCCGCCCGTTGCCGTCGGCCACGGTGAGGACGCAGGCATCCGCCAGCGCCGGCGTCAGCGCGCCGGGCAGCCCGGCGACGGCGGTCGGCACGTCGTCGGCCTCGACCAGCTCGGCGTTCACCAGGGCCAGCAGGGCCAGCCGGGCGGCCAGCTGCCCGGCCTCGTCCGCGGTGCGCTGCCGGTCGGTGACGTCGGAGAAGTACAGGGACAGGCCGTCACCGGTGGGCCAGGCCAGCACGTCGTACCAGGTGTCCAGCGGAGCCGGGTAGTAGGCGGTGAGCGTCTGCGGTTCGCCGGTCTCGACCGCCGTGCGGTAGGCCGACTCGAACTCGTTGCCCACCGCCTCCGGGAAGACCTCCCAGATCGTGCGGCCGAGCAGCTCGCCGCGGTCGTGACCGAGGAGCCGCTCGGCCGCCGCGTTCAGCAGCGTGAACCGCCACCCGGCGTCCACGGAGAAGAACCCCGACGGCATCGCCTCGACCGTGCGGGAGGTGCGGCGTTCGGTCTCCCGGGCCGCCTCCACCTCCCGGGTGCGGGTGGTCAGCTCGGCCTGCAGCTGCTGGACCTGGCTCTCCAGGTGGTCGTCCCCGCCGTCCGCGCGGGGGAGCCCCCGGTCGCGCACGAACTCGGTCAGGTCGTCGACGCGCTGCACGAACACCGACACCTCGCCGTCCTCGTCGAGCACGGGGACGGCGGTGACCGCCCACCAGCGGTCCTCGACCAGGCCGGTGCCGGGCACCACCAGCGGGTACCGCTCGATCGGCAGCGCGTCGGGCCGCCCGGTGGCGCGGGCCCGCGCGAAGGACCGGGCGATGTAGGGGACGCCGTCGGGGTCGAGCGCGGCGGGGCCCGGCGGGAAGGCGGCGAACAGCTCGCGGCCGACGATCTGCTCCGGTGTGACCCGCAGGGTGCGCAGGTAGGCCGGGTTCGCGTAGCGGATGACCAGGTCCGGCGTGAGCACCAGGTGCGGCGCCGGCAGCGCCGCGAACAACTGCGCGAAATCGAGCTCCACTGCGGTGCGTCCCCGTCCGTCGCGGCGCCCGGTGCCCCGGGTGCGCCGCGTCGATCCTCCCAGACCGCGCGGCCGTGCGGCGGGGGCGCCGCGCGACGCCCCCGCCGCACCGGGCGGTCACCAGCCGACGGCGCCGTGCCGGTCGGTGAAGGTGCCGGTCGGCCCGTCGGCCCCGATCGTGGCCATCGCGACGATCGCGTCGGTGCCCTCGGTGACGGTCTGCGGACCGGAGTGGCCGTTGAAGTCGGTGGCCGTGTAGCCCGGGTCGACCACGTTGACCCGCAGCTCGGGGAGGAACCGGGCGTAGACCGACGTCAGCATGTTGACCGCCGCCTTGCTCGCCGAGTACGTGAGCGTGGGCAGGGTCGACTCGATGCGCGAGGTGTCGGCGCGCACCGCGAAGGAGCCCAACCCGCTGGTCACGTTCACCACCACGGGGGCCGCGGACCCGCGCAGGAGGGGCAGGAACGCGTGCGTCGTCCGGACGATCCCGACCGTGTTGGTGTCGAACACCGCCAGCGCCGCCGGCCCGTCGAACTCGTCCACCCCCGCGAAGGCCCCGGAGACGCCGGCGTTGTTGACCAGCACGTCCAGGCCGCCGAACCGGTCCCGGACCTCCGCCGCGGCCGACGCCACCGATTCGTCGGAGGTCACGTCCAGCTGCACCCACGCCACGCCCAGCTCGTCGGCCGCACGAGCGCCGCGCTCCGGGTCACGGGCCCCGATCAGCACCTGGTGCCCGTGGTCTCTCAGCCGCCGGGCCGTCTCGAAGCCCAGGCTCTTGTTGCCACCGGTGATCAACGTCGTCGTCATGAGGTCGACGGTGCCCCCGATCCGGTGGTCCCCGGTGGGCCGCTCCGACCGTATGACCGGCAGTACCACCCAGGACCCCCGCGGTGGACGACGATGGGGGACATGACCGAACGGGGCGACTTCGCGCAGCTGCTGCGGGCCTGGCGGGAGCGGCTGCCACCCGCCGCGGTCGGCTTCCCCGCCGGCAACCGCCGGACCAGCGGGCTGCGCCGCGAGGAGGTGGCGCTGCTGGCCGGGGTCTCGGTCGACTACCTGATCCGGCTGGAGCAGGGACGTGCCGACCGGCCCTCGGCGCAGGTCGTCGCGGCGCTCGCCCGGGCGCTGCAGCTGTCCGACGCCGAGCGGGAGCACATGCACCTGGCCGCAGGTCTGCCCGCGCCGCTGCCCGACGCCGTGCCCGTGCACATCCCCGCCAGCGTGCAGCGGCTGCTGGCCCGGCTGCCGGACGTGGCGATCGGCGTCTGGACCTCGCACTGGACGCTGCTCACCGCCAACGACGCGTGGCGGTCGCTGCTCGGGGACA from Modestobacter roseus encodes the following:
- a CDS encoding SDR family NAD(P)-dependent oxidoreductase, with product MTTTLITGGNKSLGFETARRLRDHGHQVLIGARDPERGARAADELGVAWVQLDVTSDESVASAAAEVRDRFGGLDVLVNNAGVSGAFAGVDEFDGPAALAVFDTNTVGIVRTTHAFLPLLRGSAAPVVVNVTSGLGSFAVRADTSRIESTLPTLTYSASKAAVNMLTSVYARFLPELRVNVVDPGYTATDFNGHSGPQTVTEGTDAIVAMATIGADGPTGTFTDRHGAVGW
- a CDS encoding helix-turn-helix transcriptional regulator, with the translated sequence MTERGDFAQLLRAWRERLPPAAVGFPAGNRRTSGLRREEVALLAGVSVDYLIRLEQGRADRPSAQVVAALARALQLSDAEREHMHLAAGLPAPLPDAVPVHIPASVQRLLARLPDVAIGVWTSHWTLLTANDAWRSLLGDMRPGLNLVVAEFTGRAPQVVWADGDSERHERALVSDLRCAQLRYPDDPSVQAVIRELLAVDRFAQLWAEGTVTEHRVQAKTFRHPLVGQLTLDCDVLTVAGTDLRIVTYTAEPGTEDASRFDLVRTLGTVETSPA